CCTTTTTGATCTTTTGTGGGGTCTCTCTTTGGATCTCCAATCGGTATGATTCTACCGGTCTGGAAAGAGTGGAGGAGGGAAATTCCCCTCTGAAGAAAACTGCAGGATCAAGATTGAATTCATCGGTGATAGAAGAAACACCAGATTTGGTTTCGTCCTCTGCTATCGAGGCTTTTGAAGAATGGATGGAGAGATTCTTCAATGAAAATGAAACTGTGAATGCTTCAATGGTAGAGGAGGGTGTAGCAGTTGCTTCTGTTCGGCGATCTGAAATGAAGGAGCTTATTAGAATCGCTCCGGCAACAGCACTTGCTTTGACAGTTCCTTATGAATTCAGGCGAGAGCTTCCAAAGGAGGTAATAAATCAACTTGAAACGGTCATCAATACTCATGCTAGCTTTGACCTACTCGTTTATTGTCCGGAGCCCGGGCAAGAGGGCCGAGGATTGGAGCGCTTGGTTTCACTCAAAGGGCAGTCCTATCAAGTTTTCACTTTCGGCCGAGGACTCAATGTGACGGCGAAGAATCAACTGCCCATCTGTGGCATCGCGAGGTCACGGGCGGGGCGTAGTTTGGTTCGAGGCTCCGATGTGGAAAGAGCATGGGATTCACCCCACGCTGAAAGAGCCCCATAGTCTGTTGGTTACGGATATGGATGGGGACGGAGATCTAGACGCTGCGACCTGTGCTTTTGGAGACAAGGAAGCTTGGTGGTTCGAAAACGACGGGCACGGTCAGTTCAAGAACCATTTGGTCACGACCAATCAAGAGGCTTATGACATTAGGGCCTTTGATATGGATCTGGATGGAGATTTGGATCTGCTGATTGGCGGGCGCGCTTCAAACAATGTTGTTTGGTGTGAGAATCCTCGCTTATAAGGATTATTCGGGGCTCTGTGCCTACCAGTAATCTCTCTGATGTTAGTGTCTTGTTGCTCGAAACTTGATTAGGAAGACAACTAGTAAAGGTCCAAGAATTCCCGGCTAGCTTTTCCAAACCTCCTTGTACTGAGGCTTGATGAGCGCCTCCGTCTCCGGCGCACTAGGGCATTCCATAGTCTTCCAATCGAAGGTGAGCCACCCGCCTTGCGCGCGGCTTCGGTGACCAGACGCGTCTCTTCCACCGTGCGGCAGGTGAGTTCGCCGGTTTTGATGGTTGGAGAAAATGGATACCGTTTTTGAAAACACAGTTGCTGACGTCGTTTGCTCCGTCCGTTCGATCATCGAGGTCGTATGCGCTGCGCGGCTTCTTTTATCTGGGCTATGCGGGAGTTAAAAGAAGGGTGGGTTGAGAAATATTCAGGGATATCCGATTCCTTCAATGGCTTCAGTCGCTCAAATATTCGAATGGCTCCCTTCGGATCACGACCGGCTGCCATAGCGAGCCGTATTCCGAAGTCGTCCGCCTCGTATTCGTTGTCGCGCGAATACTCCGTCTTAAGGAATTTCAGAGTGGCCTGCTTGGCGGCAGCCCCGAGGAGGCCACCGGCCCGAAGCCATTTGCTGATCACTTGAATGGAATGCTCGGCTATCATGCGGTCAAACGCATGCCCTTTCACTACGTGGCCCATTTCATGAGCGATAATAAAGGCGAGTTCGTCTTCATTGCGCCCGCAGTGATTCACGAGGGCATCCGTCAGAAATATAAATCCGCCCGGCAGCACAAAGGCATTCACATCGCTTGATCGTATGACCGTGCAGGTGAAGCGGTGAGGCGTATTGATCCATGCGGCCAGGCGCTTATAAAGCGCATCTATAAATTCGATTTCGACCCTTTCACTTTCGGCTGTGATTTCTTTGGCCATCTGATGGCCCAGCTTATATTCCGAGGCGATGCTCTCTTCTTCGGTTCCGAGTAAGGAATCATAGAGCCAGCGGGACTTTTTATAAGTCTCCCCGACCTTTTTTCCAAGCCCCTTAAAAAATGCGTCCATCATTGTATCTCAGAACTAGCGACAAGGACCGGCAATGGCAAAAGGAATCAGCGGGGGCAGGTTTTGATTGTTGACTGAGATGCTCCTGTGATCCTGGGGTGCCTTCCAAATGATTAAGCATAGCGGAGCCAGATATTTCCAATTCTACAGTAGTTCGTCCTCAAGGATAGATATGACTGTTTTGGCCATAGCCAATGTTTTGGCATCGATGTGTGGGTCTTCCGCAAAGAAGTGGTCGCTATTGGGCGCGATCAAAGTCCGGCTGCCGGGGATGAGAGTGTCTGCAAGCAGGGTCAAACCGTCGTTGGGGCCCTGGCTGACCAAGGCTTTGTAGTTATTCTTGGCGTATTTGCTGAGTTGTCCGGAAAAGGACAAACCCACATAATTGACAATTAGCAGTCCCGCAGGAAGTTGCAGTTGCTCAATCCGTTTACGGCAGGACTCAGCTCCCATGGAGGCCACGGCATCCTTTTTCCATCCTTTAATAAACAGTACCGCATTCATGAACCATGCCCTGGGAAAAGTATTGTAGTGCTCAAAAAGCGGGCTCCCTTGAAGGATACCTCCCAGGTTGATCCAAGCTCCGAAATGGACATTTCCGGTATTCCGAAACTCCTCCAGGGCAAGATGTATCGCCGGTCCTGCGGAACTCGCCCCCGCAATTATGCATTTTTTGTCCTGACTCGCCAGTCTCCTTAAGGTTTCAACGATCAAATCCGCGTTCTCTTCCACCGATCCATTGGGGTCTATTTCGATCAACCGGTTGTCGATTCCCAGATCACTGAGAAGCTGCCTGGGTCGGGCCAGATCCGCACCTGTCAAATGACCGCTCTTCACGTAATCCCACCCCGGCACGAAAAGCACCCGGTAACGGTTGTAATACTTTTCCAGGCGCTCCGAGTCCGGGTTTTCTAGGTAGAATTGGAATCGCCGCTGACAATCCAAACTGGCCGGATCTCTGCTCACAAGGCCTGCTAGATAGAGCGCTGCGAAATCGACCGATTCCTCTTCCGCGATCCGAAGCAGATATTCCCGGTCCGGCCAGCCCGTGGATGGCATTGTTCTGAACAAGGTATCGATTCGGGCGTTAAACTCAGGATTGCTTTTCTCGCCCTGAAGGTAATGGGACAAGTAGTAGGCCGCCTGGGGTGAATCCAGGGTAGTATGGACCGTTTCGCCATGAAGTTGCCCCCGCGCGTTGAAGCGCTGAACTGCCTGACAACCGCATGATAATACTGTAACCGCCATCGCAATAGTGATACCAAATCTGGTTAGCATTTCCAAACAAGAATAATGAAATTACTTTATATTCCAGGCGCGACAGAATATGTAATGTGAGGAACAGACGTCCGTAAGGTCTTGATGGTTGACTGTGATGCTGCTCTTTCCCTGACCTCATCAAACTTCGAGATCTTATTCGTCTACTCCTTGAAGAGGATGCAGTATACGCTGGGGAGGTTTACCAGGTTTTTAGTGGGGAAGGTAAGTTCGCCGGTTTCTTGATTGATGGAGAAAATGGATACCGTGTTGGAGGCTTCTCCGGATACGAACAACCACTTTCCCGTGGGATCGATGCGGGCGTTTCTTGGCCAGCTTCCATGGATGGGTTCTGTTTCGATTTCAGTGAGCTTTCCGGTTGTGGATTCCGTCTTGAAAGCGGTGATTGAATCGTGGCCCCAGTTTGCGGAATAGACAAATTTCCCGTTGGTTGAGAATCTCATGTGGCGTGGTCCGCCGCCCGGTACGGATGGGGCAAGACTATGGGGAGTGAGCGACGATCCGTCTAAGTCGACCTTGTAGATGTGGATGTTATCGGTGCCGAGATCCGGGACCAGGGCGAATTTACCATCGGGCGAAAAGCCGGTCCAGTGCGGGTGAGGATCCATTTGGCGGCTATTCACTTTGGAGGGGACTTCGTGCATCAGAACTTGAGTTTGTTTTTCTATGGATCCGTTGTCAGCGATTTTGAATACGCCTACGGAACCTTTGAAATACTGCGCGGTGATCAGGATTTAGCAAGCTTGCGTTTTCCCGAGATTTGGATTCGGGGTACCATTTATCTGCGGGGAGTATCCGGTCTTTGGGCTCGAGCGAACAGCTCAATGCAACTTTCTTGTAACCGAGATTGGTAGGGCTAGTGCGTCCTCGCAGTGCCGTGTATTTCCAGGAGATTCGGGGGCGGTGCCTGCCTTCGCGCAAGGCACGGTGCCACGGGGACGTGTAGCGACTAACTGTATGTCTGTGGAAAAAGGGAAATCAATTGCAGTAAGGTCGTAACTCACCGAGTTTTGGATTCGGGAATTTGAGGAAGCAAGAGGACTTGATCGCCGAATTGGTGGATGCCCTGAACAAAAGAAATATCAAACTAAATTATCCTGTAAAAATAGGGTGGGCAACTGACCTGCGGCAGTTAGTATTTAGGACAATGAAAGTAATTCGATTTATATACCTCCTTCTATCCGTTTTACTTCTGATAACTTGTAATCTTTCAGCTCAATCTTCTGAGAAGGCCGACTTCTATGTTTCTGCCAACGGCTCCGATACTTGGTCGGGCACCACAGCAGAGCCCAACGGGCAGGGGAATGAAGGTCCTTTTGCGACCCTGGAACGAGCGCGTGACGCCGTTCGGGAATTGAAGAAAAGTAAACAGGCCGATGTCATTGTGCTTATTCGGGAGGGCACTTACCAGCTGGACAAAACGATAGTATTCGGTGTCGAAGACTCAGGTATGGGCAACTCGACCGTCACCTATGCCGCCTATTCGGGAGAGACTCCTGTCTTCAGTTCGGGCCGGGAAATCCAGGGATGGAAACAAGCACCGAGTGATTTAGCAGGTTTGCCCAAAGAGGCGCGAGGAAAGGTCTTGGTGGCTGAGGTATCCGGCAGCTTCAAAACTCTGTATGATGGGGAGGGTATGCTACCGCGGGCCAAGTCGGAAGGTTTCATTACCCAGAAAGGAGGGAGCAGAACGGAAATGCATTTCCCAGCAGGCAGGTTGAAAAACTGGTCCAATATTTCCGACGTGGAAATTATAGTTCGTCCGCATCATGCATGGATATCCAATGTTCTGCCACTGGAGTCGGTCGATGAGAGAGCAGGGATTGCCCGAACGTCCATTGAGGCAACCTATGCAATGAATGATCTCCATTTCCTGAAGACCACCGAAAATTGTTGGGTGGAAAATGTTCTGGAGGAGCTCGATGAACCGGGCGAGTGGGTGTTGAACACGAAAGAAGGAAAGCTTTACCTCTGGCCGCGAAACCAGACGCCTGTTCTGGCTCCCCAGTTACTGGAGCTGATTCGTGTGGAGGGGGACATAGACAAGGAGGGACCGACTGACATTCCGGTGCGCAACCTCGTATTTCGTGGCCTGACTTTTATGCATGGCGAGCGGTATACATTGGCTGAGGGTGACGCCGGTCTGCAGCATGACTGGGACATGCTCGATAAGGCGAATGCTTTGGTGCGTCTGCGCAGTACGGAGAACTGCACCATTGAGCAATGTCATTTTACCCACAGTGGCAGTGGCGCCATTCGTGTGGATTTACACGGGATGGAGAACACAATATCCAACAATCATATTGAACAGATGGGCGGTGGAGGAATCCTGCTCTGTGGATATGGTCCGGGTACCAAGGATGTGAACCGGAAGAACCTCGTTTATAACAATCATATCCACCACATTGGACTTATCTACATCCATTCGCCTGGAATTTTCCTCTGGCAGAGTGGGGAAAACAGGGTAGCCAATAATCTGATCCATAACACGCCTTACTGCGGAATGATCGTTTCCGGATGCATGACCCATTTTTTTGAGAGAGGGGATAATCGGGAATTGGTGCGAACCATCCGTTGGCAGGAAGTCGGGGGCGGACGTTCCAGAAAAACGGATGCCGAGGCTCTCATATACAAGCACTCCCATGACAATATGATCGAGTACAACGAAATTCATCATGTGATGGAGAAGATGGGAGACGGAAACGGAATTTATGTGCGTGGTGCTGGTGCGGGAAACGTGCTTCGTAGAAACTACATTCATCACCTGGTCACACCGATGCACATGCAGGCTGCCCTGCGTACGGATGGGGGGCAGATGGATACGCTGATCACGGAAAACATCATCTACAAGTGTACTGCCCAAGGCATCATATTAAAACTGAACAACCGGGCAGAAAATAACTTCGTCATAGACGTCATCGCCCCGCCACGCGGATACTACCTGTCCCTCAGGGAAGGTCCCATGACGGATGCGGTCATCCAAAAGAACATTTTTTATTCTTCCACTGCTAATGTGACTTTCATCGATGAACTGGAACCCGGGAAAGGAATAACAACCGAGGATAGCAGGGGAAGAGGACTGGCGCTGGCCAAGGATGCCAATACCGATTACAACATCTACTTTTGCGCGGAGGACCCCCAACTCGGAAGTGAAATGCTGAAGAAGCAACAACAAGACGGCGTTGATGACAATAGTCTGGCATTCAATCCATTGTTTATGGACGTGGAGAATGGCGATTTCCGGTTTAAACCCAACTCACCTGCACTTAAATTGGGTATTGTTCCAATCGATCTTTCACAGATTGGACTAAGAAAGTAATCCAATATGAATAGTATGAAAATGAAGAACCTTATATTTTTGATGGTATCGGCATTGTTTAGCTGGCTAACGGTTGCAGCGAAGCAGCCTAATATAGTTTTCATATTCGCGGACGATTGGGGCTACGGAGATCTGAGTTTGCACGGGAGTGATTTTGTGCAAACTCCGAACATCGATCAAATGGCAGCGGAGGGGATTGATTTCCAAAACTTCACGGTGAACAGTCCGGTGTGTTCGCCAAGCCGGGTTGCAGTCATGACCGGAAAATTTCCGGCAAGATTTTCTATTCATCAACATTTTGCTGGCGTTCCTTCCAACGCACAACGGGGGATGCCTGACTGGCTTGATCCTAAGGAACCTATGCTTCCACGCTTACTGAAAGAGGCCGGTTATAAGACGGGTCACTTCGGAAAATGGCACCTGGGCAATGCGACGGACTCTCCATCGGAAGATCTGTATGGGTATGATGCCTTTGCCACCTTTAACGGATCGGGAAAGAATGAGCTTCGTCCACAGGGCCTTGAATCCGTTGACCATGCCGAGAAGTTTATAAAGGAAAACAAGGATCATCCCTTCTTTGTGAACCTATGGCTGCACGAAACGCACCTCGCCCATTTCCCTCTGGAGAAATACTTGGAGAAATTCAAAAATCTGGATGAGCAGAAACGGATTTATGCTTCGGTGGTTGCTGAAGGAGATGAAGGGGTAGGGCGGATCCTCGGCTTGTTGAAGGCATTGAATCTGGATAATAACACCCTCGTGGTGTTTTCGTCTGACAATGGACCTGAGGCCACCCGCGGACCGGAACATAAATTTCACAACAATTCAAAAGTTGGCCTCGGGGGTTATTATTCGGTGGGAGAGTCGGGCGGTCTGATTGGTCAGAAACGATCGCTTTATGCAGGAGGGGTTCGAGTGCCTTTCGTGGTCCGTTGGCCGGGCATTGTACCCTCCGGGAAAGTGGACAGGACCTCCGTCCTTACTGCAGTTGATCTGCTCCCGACCTTTCTTGAGGCTGCGGGAGTAGCCTTGCCAGAAGGTTTCGTGCCGGACGGTCAAAGTGCATTTTCGGCTTTTAAGGGGGAACCCATTAACCGGACAAAGCCCATTTTCTGGGAGTGGAGAGGTGGGATTTCAAAGGACTATACCTGGCCAACCCTGGGTGTTCGTGACGGCCGCTGGAAGCTACTGCTGAACGAGGAGTTAGACCGCATCGAGCTTTACGATATCGAATCTGATTGGGCTGAAAAAAGCAATCTGGCTAAAACTTTTCCTGAAGTTGCCGATAGGCTTATTAAGCAAATCCACACATGGAAGAAATTCCTTCCAGCTAAACCTTCGGATAACAGTCTTTCGCGGACACGCAAATAGAGTATGATCGGTCACCGAATTCCAGTAAATGCCCCTATCTTGGTTTATCTGAAATCCAAAACTCTACTGCAAAATGTCTAGCCGCCTTATCCAAAATGTATTCTTTCTTTGCTTCTGTTTATTGATGACCGCCTGTGCTCCAAAGCAGAGCGCTAAGGATGTTGCGACGGCAGAAAATTTTGCCAAAGAAAATATTCTCGCCTGGGCATTTACAAATTTCGATATCGAGCGATCCGCTGAGGAGCGTGCTCAATTGCTGAGACGAGTGGGTTTTAAAAAAGCGGGTTATATCGTTTCCAATGCGAATGCAAAGGATGCTTTTGATGCTCATGTCTTGGCCTACAAGAAGTACGACATCTCAATTATTTCGGTATGGTGGCAGTCCTCGAATGAGGACCTCATGGAAGATCCCAAAACCCGGATGGTATTGGTGGGTTTGGACAAACATAATCTAAAGCCCGACATTTGGTTTTCCCTGGGCAAAGATCTGGTTGAAGCCATTCCCGAAGATCAGCGGCTCGACAGGGCGGTTGCCATTCTCCGGCCCTTAGCGATTGAAGCGCGACGTCGCGGTGTTCGATTTGCGCTCTACAATCACATGGAATGGTTTGGTGAAACGGACAACCAGATAGCCATCATTGAGAGACTTCGTTCCGAAGGAAATATGGATCATGTGGGTATGGTTTATAACATGCACCACGGACATGACCGCATAGATAATTTTAAGACGGTTTTCCAAAAAATGCAGCCCTACCTGTTTGCGTTCAATCTGAATGGCATGCGAGTAGAAGGTCCAAAGATTATCCTGATTGGTGAAGGCGATCGTGAACAGGCGATGATCAAGACGGTTATCGATTCAGGGTTCAAGGGTCCCATCGGAATCCTTCACCATTTTGCCAAGCAAGATGCTGAACCCGTCTATGTGGCAAATCTGAAAGGTTTGAAATCGATATTAGAAGCACTCGGACATGAAGAAGTTGCTGCCACCTATTGAGGCGATCTGCCTTTTCCATATTCTGAGTAAAATGAAATTACTCTCATCGTTTTTATTTGGTTTTCTGCCTCTTTGTATTTTGGCCCAACAAGGGTCCGGCTACCGTGATTGGGGCACGGCTGGAGGAGATACCGGAATCACTCGCTACTCCAGTCTCGATCAGGTCAATACGACCAACGTGTCTCAATTGGAGGTGGCCTGGACTTATCGATCGGGCGACGCTCAAGGACGATCCACGATACAATGCAATCCCATCGTCGTCGATGGTGTCCTTTATGCAACAACCCCGAACCTTGATCTGGTCGCCTTGGATGCTTCGACTGGAGTCGAACGGTGGAGATTTAGTGATTCTGGTGAGGTTGAAAAAGGTCCGGATACGAACCAGGGTCAGTACTTTGGCCTGAACCGTGGAGTCGCCTACTGGAAGGATGGCGATGATAGACGTATTTTGTACAGTCGCGGTCATCACATTCTGGCAGTGAAGGCGGATACGGGAAAATTGATTTCATCCTTTGGAGAAGACGGTCGGGTAGATATGCGTTATGGTTTATCTAAACCGCCTCAGTTCGTGGGTATAGCGAATCCGGCAGCCGGCGTTATCTATAAAGATCTCTTCATTGTCGGCTCGCGTGGAAATACAGCGGGGCATGTCCGCGCCTACAATGTACGCAGTGGAAACATGGAATGGATCTTTAATACGATTCCTCACCCGGGTGAACGATTTGAAGACACGTGGCCAGAGGGTGCATGGGCTAAAGTTTATGGGGCCAATGTTTGGAGTGGATTAAGTGTCGATGTGGAAAACGGACTTGTCTTTTGTTCTACCTCCAGCCCCAAACCAGACCTTTTTGGGTGGCAGTATCCAGGAAAAAATGACTTAGCGAACTCAGTTGTCGCACTCAATGCAGCTACGGGTGAATACGTCTGGCATTTTCAGGAGATCAAACATGGTATTTGGGATTTGGATCTGCCCGCTCCGCCAATGCTCGTCACCGTAGAACGCGATGGTTTGCAAGTCGATGCCGTGGCGCAGGTAAGCAAGACAGGCAATACCTACCTGCTGGATCGGTTGACAGGCAGGTCACTCTTTCCACTCGTCGAGCGCCCGGCTCCCGCATCCGATATTTCCATCGAGCAAGCATGGCCTACTCAAACGGTGCCTCTGCTTCCACCGCCATTTACTCGACAGGAAGTTACTTACGACCAGCTTACGACCCTCTCTCCGGAAGCTCGCGCCGACGCGGTTGAGCAATTTATTGAAAGCCGCAGTGGTTGGTTTATGCCTATCAGCCCCAAAGGCACTATTCTATACGGCGTGTTAGGAGGAGCCGAGTGGCCGGGTGCCGCGTTTGATCCAAATTCAGATCTGCTCTATGTTGCGGGCAACAACCTGCCTTTGATCATTCGTCTCGATCCAGTGACGGGAAAAGCTGCCAAAGGTGCGGTTGCTTTCGGAGCAACCTGCACGATGTGTCATGCCATTGAACGCTTGAGTGGCGCAGCCCGGCGATACGAACCTGAAGCGCTTGCGGATCTGCTCAAGGCGGGTCGCGGTATTATGCCTTCCTTTGCCCATCTTGGAGACAAGGTAATCGCCGATCTTGTGGATTTTCTTCTCATTGATCCCCAAGAAGAAAACAAGGAGCCGGTAGATCCGGATTTCGTTCCACAAGACTATACCTTTAGTGGATTCAATAAATTCGTGGATAAAGAGGGATACCCAGCCGTCAAACCCCCGTGGGGTGTGCTGAGCGCCATCGATCTCAATAGAGGAGAAATTGTCTGGCAAACTCCGATTGGTGAATACGAAGAACTCACTCGGCGTGGCATCCCGGCTACTGGAACGCCGCTCTTTGGAGGCCCAACCGTAACTGCAGGTGGCCTCGTTTTCATTGGCGGGTCGACGGATGAAAAATTTAGAGCTCTTGATAGTGAAACGGGCGAGATCTTGTGGGAAACCAAACTCCCTTTCGGAGCTTATGCAAATCCCTCCATCTACGAAATTGACGGTCGTCAGTATGTCGTCATCGCATCCGGAGGCGGTGGAAAAAACGGTACTCCCTCGGGTGATGCTTATGTCGCCTTTGCATTGCCCGAATCTACGCACTAATGGTCTAAATCATGCGCCGTAGGGCCAGTTGCTCGCAACTCGGCCTCTGTGACCCACAACGTTCCCGGACAAGGCGTCGATGCAAGCATCGAGCCCTACGCTCCCTGTAGAATGAATTACCTAAATCATGCATCCGGTAAAAACAGGATGGGCATCCAGTATAGATCTGCTAGCATATCGAGTTGGCAATCTTTTCTCTGCCACTAGGTAGAGTATTTACCCCATAAACCTATCAACCAAATAATAAAATGATTAGAATCTGTGTTACTTACCGAAGAAGCGAAGGAAGCACCTTTGATGTGGATTACTACCAACATGTGCATTTCAAACTCGTCCACGAGTTGCTTGATCCGCTCGGCCTCGTGTCTGCGGAAATGGATGTGGGAATTCCTGGAGTGGGTGGTACCGAAGCTCCATTTCACGCCATTGGTTATCTGGTGTTCAAAAATATGGATGATTGCACCGCCGCGTTTGAAAAGGAAGGAGCCCGATTGGTGGCTGATGTTATTAATTGCACCAACATCGAGCCTGTTATTCAAATCAGTAATTATTTGAGCGTGTAGGGTGATCTCGAGATAACTTTCAAAATCCTACACCAGCGATTCCCCATGATAATTTTTCCCCTGAATAGATTACTTAATTGCGTTTATTATTCCTCATTCCTGATCTGCTTTTGCATTTTCTCACCCTTAACGGTTGAAGCTAAAGAAATACGGATTAAATCGCCGCATTCAAGCTCTTGGCCTCAAGCGGCTGGACCTCATGGAAGTTGGAGCACACAAACCGATGCGGAAATCCCGACTTCCTTTAACGTAGCAGAGGATAAAAATATTCTCTGGAGAAAGGCACTCGATGAATCGGGACAAAGCGGAATCGCTGTATGGAAGGATCGATTATTCCTGACTATCATGGAACCGTTCGATAGCGATAAACCGGATCCCTACAAAACAGGGACAATCCAGGCGCTCTGTATAAACGCGAATAACGGTGACGTGATTTGGCAGTATGAAATCAAGGCCGCCAATCCTAGCGGTTATATGTATGGGTTCAGCGATTCCACTTCCCCGACACCCATTACGGATGGCGAGCATGTCTGGTTTACCAATGCGGGAGGAAAACTCGTGTGCCTGAACTGGAACGGGGAGCTTGTGTGGGAGAGGACTTGGAGATTAGCGACGGAGGTACTGAAGCCAGAGAAGCCGTTTCCATTTAACAAGCAGCATGAGCCCTTTATGGTGAATGACGTCCTGGTTAATATGGAAGCCTACGATAACGTAGACGGCAAAAGGGAACTGGGCTGGCACTATTTGTATGGGCTGGATAAGATGACGGGTGAAGTGAAATGGATATCCGAAGACGCGGTAACCCACTACAATACTCCGGGCTATTCGCTGGACGCTCTGGGCAAACCGACGGCTTTGATTGGAAGGGGAGGGTATCACGACGTACCCGAAGGGCCGAAGGGATACTCCATGATAGACTTGGCGGATGGTAAACGGGTTTGGCAGACCGAACTCTCCGGCGAAAATGATACTGCGCTTTACAACTCAAATTTCACCAAGGATTTCGCAGTGTGGTTTTCCGAGACAGAAAGTGAGATCACGGTTCTTAATTCTCAGAATGGGGAGATTCTTAAAACGATAGATCTTCGAACCAAAGTGGATTTGAGAACCTATGACCAAGCCCTGGGACGACGAGTCTTGCGACCAGATTTCGATCTCAGCCAAACACCCAACCCAAATGTGTTTCCGGCGTGGTATACGAACATCATCGTCGGAGACCATCTCTACTTTATGTGTTCTAAGGATGATACCAAGCAGCCGCTGATGAAGCGTTGGATGAAGCTCTCGCCTCAGTTTTCTTTCGCCCGCGTGGATCTAAAGACTGACAAAGTGGAATACCTTGAAGTGCCGGCTCATTATAACGATCGCGGAGAGTATCTTTGGAAAGAAGAGTTGAAAACCACGGCCTTGAATTCGCGTGGAATTGATACGATCTCTGATCCACGATCAAAACGTGATGGCTGGTATTGGTGCTTTAACGGAAATCCAATTCTGGTGAACGATATCCTTTTCTTCACCACGATGATTGGAAATTGCTACACCTTCCGGACGGGCACAGATAGGTTTGATGATAGCGCCTTTATCGATGTTAATTCACTCGGTGTGCGTAGTGAAAGCTGGTCCTTGAACACACCCTCGTTTGCCAATGGAAAACTTTATCACCGCACTGCAAAAGAACTGATATGCATTGGGAACAATTAATATTCATTGTCGGTATAGCTTCCGCCTCAACCGTCCTTGTAAATGGACGGACTGAAAATGCGCCAAATCCCTATACAAGGAATCCAGCAGAAATCCTTGGTATTCGATTCGCGACCAAGGTCACTCCTACAGCATCTTTCGCATGTCAAAATGTAGGAGCCAGCTTGTATTCCTTGAGCTTGTCGAAGTGGCTGGCGATCTCCAAGATTTCAACCTTTCCCTTCAGGCACCGACCCCGACGCATC
The sequence above is a segment of the Verrucomicrobiota bacterium genome. Coding sequences within it:
- a CDS encoding TIM barrel protein; protein product: MSSRLIQNVFFLCFCLLMTACAPKQSAKDVATAENFAKENILAWAFTNFDIERSAEERAQLLRRVGFKKAGYIVSNANAKDAFDAHVLAYKKYDISIISVWWQSSNEDLMEDPKTRMVLVGLDKHNLKPDIWFSLGKDLVEAIPEDQRLDRAVAILRPLAIEARRRGVRFALYNHMEWFGETDNQIAIIERLRSEGNMDHVGMVYNMHHGHDRIDNFKTVFQKMQPYLFAFNLNGMRVEGPKIILIGEGDREQAMIKTVIDSGFKGPIGILHHFAKQDAEPVYVANLKGLKSILEALGHEEVAATY
- a CDS encoding beta-propeller fold lactonase family protein produces the protein MTAQYFKGSVGVFKIADNGSIEKQTQVLMHEVPSKVNSRQMDPHPHWTGFSPDGKFALVPDLGTDNIHIYKVDLDGSSLTPHSLAPSVPGGGPRHMRFSTNGKFVYSANWGHDSITAFKTESTTGKLTEIETEPIHGSWPRNARIDPTGKWLFVSGEASNTVSIFSINQETGELTFPTKNLVNLPSVYCILFKE
- a CDS encoding right-handed parallel beta-helix repeat-containing protein, producing MKVIRFIYLLLSVLLLITCNLSAQSSEKADFYVSANGSDTWSGTTAEPNGQGNEGPFATLERARDAVRELKKSKQADVIVLIREGTYQLDKTIVFGVEDSGMGNSTVTYAAYSGETPVFSSGREIQGWKQAPSDLAGLPKEARGKVLVAEVSGSFKTLYDGEGMLPRAKSEGFITQKGGSRTEMHFPAGRLKNWSNISDVEIIVRPHHAWISNVLPLESVDERAGIARTSIEATYAMNDLHFLKTTENCWVENVLEELDEPGEWVLNTKEGKLYLWPRNQTPVLAPQLLELIRVEGDIDKEGPTDIPVRNLVFRGLTFMHGERYTLAEGDAGLQHDWDMLDKANALVRLRSTENCTIEQCHFTHSGSGAIRVDLHGMENTISNNHIEQMGGGGILLCGYGPGTKDVNRKNLVYNNHIHHIGLIYIHSPGIFLWQSGENRVANNLIHNTPYCGMIVSGCMTHFFERGDNRELVRTIRWQEVGGGRSRKTDAEALIYKHSHDNMIEYNEIHHVMEKMGDGNGIYVRGAGAGNVLRRNYIHHLVTPMHMQAALRTDGGQMDTLITENIIYKCTAQGIILKLNNRAENNFVIDVIAPPRGYYLSLREGPMTDAVIQKNIFYSSTANVTFIDELEPGKGITTEDSRGRGLALAKDANTDYNIYFCAEDPQLGSEMLKKQQQDGVDDNSLAFNPLFMDVENGDFRFKPNSPALKLGIVPIDLSQIGLRK
- a CDS encoding sulfatase-like hydrolase/transferase, which gives rise to MKNLIFLMVSALFSWLTVAAKQPNIVFIFADDWGYGDLSLHGSDFVQTPNIDQMAAEGIDFQNFTVNSPVCSPSRVAVMTGKFPARFSIHQHFAGVPSNAQRGMPDWLDPKEPMLPRLLKEAGYKTGHFGKWHLGNATDSPSEDLYGYDAFATFNGSGKNELRPQGLESVDHAEKFIKENKDHPFFVNLWLHETHLAHFPLEKYLEKFKNLDEQKRIYASVVAEGDEGVGRILGLLKALNLDNNTLVVFSSDNGPEATRGPEHKFHNNSKVGLGGYYSVGESGGLIGQKRSLYAGGVRVPFVVRWPGIVPSGKVDRTSVLTAVDLLPTFLEAAGVALPEGFVPDGQSAFSAFKGEPINRTKPIFWEWRGGISKDYTWPTLGVRDGRWKLLLNEELDRIELYDIESDWAEKSNLAKTFPEVADRLIKQIHTWKKFLPAKPSDNSLSRTRK
- a CDS encoding M48 family metallopeptidase; this translates as MMDAFFKGLGKKVGETYKKSRWLYDSLLGTEEESIASEYKLGHQMAKEITAESERVEIEFIDALYKRLAAWINTPHRFTCTVIRSSDVNAFVLPGGFIFLTDALVNHCGRNEDELAFIIAHEMGHVVKGHAFDRMIAEHSIQVISKWLRAGGLLGAAAKQATLKFLKTEYSRDNEYEADDFGIRLAMAAGRDPKGAIRIFERLKPLKESDIPEYFSTHPSFNSRIAQIKEAAQRIRPR
- a CDS encoding VCBS repeat-containing protein; the encoded protein is MWKEHGIHPTLKEPHSLLVTDMDGDGDLDAATCAFGDKEAWWFENDGHGQFKNHLVTTNQEAYDIRAFDMDLDGDLDLLIGGRASNNVVWCENPRL